In Macadamia integrifolia cultivar HAES 741 chromosome 5, SCU_Mint_v3, whole genome shotgun sequence, a single window of DNA contains:
- the LOC122079611 gene encoding protein INVOLVED IN DE NOVO 2-like produces MVESSDEDSDISESEINEYGDKSYEKLKCGDPKVKISNDTYRCPFCLGKRKREYLYKELLQHASGVGKGSSTRSVKQKANHLALAKFMERDIAPEGSLSQHVAVSEPPSGRDNDVFVWPWTGIVVNIPTDYKDGRYVGESGSKLREQFIRRGYNPVRVRPLWNYRGHSGTAIVEFNKDWPGFNNAMSFEKAYEADHYGKRDWYGRKHKGSSLYAWVAREDDYKSGGIIGEELQKIGDLKTISDIVAEEERKKKKLVSNLTNVIEIKNKHLKEMECKFTETSLSLGRLMEEKDELHQAYNEKIQKMHQDAQNHIQRIFQEHQKLKGNLDSQMKELERRGKELEKREAQNETERRKLQEDRDKNAMRNSSLQKATLEQKKADENVLKLADDHQRQKEELHKRIIQLEKQLDAKQALELEIERLKGTLEVMKHMGGDDDAEVQKKMESMKQELEDKEGDLDDLESLNQTLIVKERKSNDELQDARKELINGLKELSGRAQIGVKRMGDLDNKPFIDACKKKYSAEEAEEKAVGLCSEWDEQIRIPEWHPFKIIIADGKHQEIIDEEDEKLKSLKNDLGDEVVKAVTTALKEVNEYNPSGGYITSELWNFKEERKATLKEGVSFILKQWKFYKRKR; encoded by the exons ATGGTTGAGAGTTCAGATGAGGATTCAGACATAAGTGAGTCTGAGATAAATGAATATGGAGACAAGTCTTATGAAAAGCTGAAGTGTGGGGATCCCAAGGTGAAAATCTCAAATGACACTTACAGGTGCCCTTTTTGCTTgggcaagagaaagagagagtaccTTTACAAGGAACTCCTCCAACATGCTTCTGGGGTGGGTAAAGGTTCGAGTACCAGGAGTGTCAAGCAGAAGGCAAACCATCTGGCATTGGCAAAATTTATGGAAAGAGATATAGCCCCTGAAGGCTCTCTGTCGCAGCATGTGGCCGTATCTGAACCTCCGAGTGGTCGCGACAATGATGTATTTGTTTGGCCTTGGACGGGAATTGTGGTTAATATTCCAACTGATTACAAGGATGGACGATATGTGGGGGAAAGTGGTTCGAAGCTGAGAGAGCAGTTTATACGGAGAGGATATAACCCTGTAAGGGTCCGTCCTTTGTGGAATTATCGGGGTCATTCAGGGACTGCCATAGTGGAGTTCAACAAAGATTGGCCTGGATTTAACAATGCAATGTCATTTGAGAAGGCTTATGAAGCTGATCATTATGGGAAAAGAGATTGGTATGGAAGGAAACACAAAGGGTCTAGTTTATATGCATGGGTTGCTCGTGAAGATGACTATAAATCTGGAGGTATTATAGGGGAGGAACTCCAAAAAATTGGAGATTTGAAAACCATTTCTGATATTGTGGCAGAAGAAGaacggaagaagaagaaacttgtTTCAAATCTTACCAATGTTATTGAAATCAAGAATAAGCACTTGAAAGAAATGGAATGCAAATTCACTGAGACTTCTTTGTCTCTTGGCCGTTTGATGGAGGAGAAGGATGAGCTACATCAAGCATATAATGAAA AGATACAAAAAATGCACCAGGATGCACAGAACCATATCCAGAGAATTTTTCAGGAACACCAAAAACTTAAGGGAAATTTAGATTCTCAGATGAAGGAGCTAGAGCGGCGTGGCAAGGAGTTAGAGAAGCGGGAGGCTCAAAATGAAactgaaagaagaaaactacagGAAGATAGGGACAAG AACGCAATGAGAAACAGTTCCCTTCAAAAGGCAACACTCGAGCAGAAGAAGGCTGATGAAAATGTGCTGAAGCTGGCAGATGATCATCAG AGGCAAAAAGAAGAACTCCACAAGAGAATAATTCAATTAGAAAAGCAACTGGATGCCAAACAGGCACTAGAGTTGGAAATAGAACGATTGAAGGGGACATTGGAAGTGATGAAACACATGGGGGGTGACGATGATGCAGAAGTCCAGAAAAAGATGGAGTCAATGAAGCAAGAGCTGGAGGACAAGGAAGGAGATTTGGACGACCTTGAATCACTCAACCAAACTCTTATTGTGAAGGAACGCAAAAGCAATGATGAGCTGCAAGATGCTCGTAAGGAATTAATTAAT GGGTTGAAAGAATTGTCAGGTCGTGCTCAAATTGGAGTGAAGAGAATGGGAGATCTCGACAACAAACCATTTATTGATGCCTGCAAGAAGAAATATTCTGCtgaagaagcagaggaaaagGCTGTAGGTCTGTGTTCAGAGTGGGATGAGCAAATCAGAATACCAGAATGGCACCCCTTCAAGATCATCATTGCTGATGGGAAACATCAG GAAATAAtcgatgaagaggatgaaaaaCTGAAAAGCTTGAAGAATGATTTGGGTGATGAGGTTGTCAAGGCCGTTACGACAGCGCTGAAGGAGGTGAATGAGTACAATCCAAGCGGAGGGTACATCACATCTGAGCTGTGGaatttcaaagaagaaaggaaagctaCACTTAAAGAAGGAGTTTCATTTATACTGAAACAGTGGAAGTTCTATAAGCGCAAGAGGTGA
- the LOC122077958 gene encoding violaxanthin de-epoxidase, chloroplastic: MAATTAPICFSRDETFIQCTESAASSTERFFRRGSWNQRGVLELKQWPGKRDSRTFQLATSRRNFFQIVSRTFPSICGGRSRTSSVVSIDTATCFSEIEENIKSPSRILNIVKKWRTVHVIAVASVLTCIFLVVPSAEAVDALKTCACLLKECRVELAKCVANPSCAANIACLQTCNNRPDETECQIKCGDLFENNVVDEFNECAVSRKKCVPQKSDVGDFPIPDPASLVKSFNIGDFSGKWYITSGLNPTFDAFDCQLHEFHTEANKLVGNLSWRIRTPDSGFITRSAVQRFVQDPSQPGILYNHDNEFLHYQDDWYILSSKIENKPEDYVFVYYRGKNDAWDGYGGAVVYTRSAVLPDSIIPELEKAAKNVGRDFNKFIRTDNTCGPEPPLVERLEKTVEEGERTIVREVEEIEEEVEKTEMTLFQRLVEGLKELKQDEEYFLKELSEEEKEILGGLKMEASEAEKLFRRALPLRKLR, encoded by the exons ATGGCAGCCACTACAGCTCCAATCTGTTTCTCCCGTGATGAAACTTTTATTCAATGCACTGAATCAGCAGCTTCAAGCACTGAAAGGTTCTTCAGAAGAGGGTCCTGGAATCAGCGTGGTGTGCTTGAGCTGAAACAATGGCCCGGTAAGAGAGACTCAAGAACTTTCCAGTTGGCAACCTCTCGCAGAAATTTCTTCCAGATAGTGTCAAGAACTTTTCCTTCCATCTGTGGTGGAAGATCCAGGACTTCTTCGGTAGTTAGTATTGATACTGCTACATGCTTTTCTGAG ATAGAAGAGAATATCAAATCACCTTCAAGGATATTGAATATCGTGAAGAAGTGGAGGACAGTACATGTTATTGCAGTAGCCAGTGTTCTGACATGCATTTTCTTGGTTGTTCCATCAGCAGAAGCTGTTGATGCACTCAAAACATGTGCTTGTTTATTGAAAGAATGCAG GGTGGAGTTAGCCAAGTGCGTTGCAAACCCATCTTGTGCAGCCAATATTGCATGTCTACAGACATGTAATAATCGACCTGATGAAACAGAATGCCAG ATCAAATGTGGAGACCTGTTTGAGAACAATGTTGTGGATGAGTTCAATGAATGTGCAGTCTCCCGCAAGAAATGTGTACCTCAGAAATCTGATGTTGGTGATTTTCCCATTCCAGATCCTGCTTCTCTTGTTAAAAGCTTCAACATTGGAGATTTCAGTGGGAAATGGTATATAACGAGTGGTTTAAATCCAACATTTGATGCTTTTGATTGTCAATTGCATGAGTTCCATACAGAAGCAAACAAACTTGTGGGAAATTTATCATGGCGGATACGGACTCCGGATAGTGGCTTTATCACTAGATCAGCTGTGCAGAGATTTGTTCAGGACCCATCACAACCTGGGATTCTTTATAATCACGACAATGAGTTTCTTCACTATCAAGATGATTG GTACATTCTGTCATCCAAGATCGAGAATAAACCAGAGGATTATGTATTTGTATACTACCGAGGGAAAAATGATGCTTGGGATGGATATGGTGGTGCTGTAGTGTACACCAGAAGTGCAGTTTTACCTGACAGTATAATCCCTGAACTAGAAAAAGCAGCTAAAAATGTAGGACGGGACTTCAACAAGTTCATTAGGACAGATAACACTTGTGGGCCTGAACCCCCTCTTGTAGAAAGATTGGAGAAGACAGTCGAGGAAGGAGAGAGGACAATTGTAAGGGAGGTAGAagagattgaagaagaggtGGAGAAAACTGAGATGACATTGTTTCAGAGATTGGTAGAAGGGCTTAAGGAGCTTAAGCAGGATGAAGAGTACTTTTTGAAAGAGCTGAgtgaggaagagaaggagattTTGGGTGGACTGAAAATGGAAGCAAGCGAAGCAGAGAAATTATTTCGACGTGCATTACCATTGAGGAAGCTGAGGTAG
- the LOC122078251 gene encoding RPM1-interacting protein 4-like, with the protein MAQRSHVPKFGNWESEENVPYTAYFDKARKGRSGSPMTNPNDPQEYANAISGDKSPARAPVLKTGAEPEAAVIPGVRPNHERRSSREDGDLRRSSDSPARYDNVVRKTGDSRTGRKSGGSSIEQSPIHPQQARVSGKGTGVSSPSWERKGSSEHNHGLAPSTPVRSRLRTATRGDETLDKGAAVPKFGEWDEKDPASADGYTHIFNIVREERLGGGGSGKVPVVPSSSNGYRQDNNNDSTAACCFGWCRK; encoded by the exons CAACGTTCACATGTACCTAAGTTTGGAAATTGGGAAAGTGAAGAGAATGTCCCATATACGGCCTATTTTGACAAGGCAAGGAAGGGCAGGAGTGGGTCGCCAATGACAAATCCAAATGACCCTCAAGAATATGCAAATGCAATTTCTGGTGACAAGTCTCCAGCTCGAGCTCCTGTATTAAAGACTGGAGCTGAACCTGAGGCAGCAGTGATACCAGGAGTACGGCCAAATCATGAGCGCCGATCAAGCAGGGAAGATGGTGACCTTAGGCGATCAAGTGATTCTCCAGCTCGCTATGATAATGTAGTACGAAAAACTGGCGACTCCAGGACTGGCAGGAAAAGTGGTGGTTCAAGCATTGAACAGTCACCCATCCATCCCCAGCAAGCAAGAGTTTCAGGCAAAGGGACTGGGGTATCTTCACCCTCCTGGGAAAGAAAGGGTTCATCTGAACATAACCATGGCTTAGCTCCCTCAACCCCTGTGAGATCGCGACTGAGAACGGCTACCCGAGGAGATGAAACT CTTGATAAAGGGGCTGCTGTACCAAAATTTGGTGAATGGGATGAGAAAGATCCAGCATCGGCTGATGGGTATACTCACATCTTCAATATAGTGAGGGAGGAGAGGCTGGGTGGTGGTGGGTCAGGAAAGGTACCAGTAGTGCCAAGTTCTTCCAATGGTTATCGGCAGGACAACAATAATGATTCTACT GCTGCTTGCTGCTTTGGGTGGTGcagaaaatga